One Torulaspora globosa chromosome 5, complete sequence DNA window includes the following coding sequences:
- the RNH202 gene encoding Rnh202p (ancestral locus Anc_5.288), translating into MTICEGAKDMLMILPASMASQQGPHSLFSLPHSSNNASKKRVTLIEPKAGEIYELRRHQFSKGSSFNTQSDLAAEKYHYTANQEPLKSTFLTNEADRKDGRVMEAGDIHFATRFDLSYCLIGYYYGDSTSQDEKEYEQDSEAESAVARGRMNCLTVRDYHDHLVDNHDSQWANVSLESLEMALRKVAEPTEEAGSTFYKLTEGKIIEYLANKVTRLAQNLPKSLNISADLPADILECAKVTLAADLLVSLIPKHTYFRLKRFSPAAGAEHIADIKNSCDRYETYKRSVKQSVEEKELLVKAAMTVGLPTGKTKTSVVKKVTKKSVVVRKQKGSIDGFFKPAKRANPSANP; encoded by the coding sequence ATGACGATCTGTGAAGGTGCCAAGGATATGCTGATGATATTGCCTgcttcaatggcatctCAGCAAGGGCCACATTCCCTGTTTTCCCTGCCCCATTCATCGAATAACGCCTCGAAGAAACGCGTCACTCTCATAGAACCAAAGGCGGGAGAGATCTACGAGTTGAGAAGGCACCAGTTCAGCAAAGGCTCCTCGTTCAACACTCAATCGGATCTAGCTGCCGAGAAATATCACTACACCGCGAACCAGGAACCCTTAAAGTCCACTTTTCTGACCAACGAAGCAGACAGGAAGGATGGCCGTGTGATGGAGGCAGGAGATATCCACTTCGCCACCAGATTCGATCTGTCGTACTGCTTAATCGGGTATTACTACGGAGACAGCACAAGCCAGGACGAAAAGGAATACGAGCAAGACTCCGAGGCGGAATCTGCAGTTGCCCGCGGTCGGATGAACTGTTTAACCGTCAGAGACTACCACGATCACCTTGTGGACAACCACGACAGCCAGTGGGCGAATGTCTCCTTGGAGAGTCTAGAAATGGCGCTTCGGAAGGTCGCAGAGCCCACCGAGGAAGCAGGTAGCACTTTCTACAAACTGACAGAGGGCAAAATCATCGAGTACCTTGCGAATAAGGTGACCAGACTGGCGCAAAACCTGCCAAAAAGCCTCAACATCTCCGCCGACCTCCCGGCTGACATTCTAGAGTGTGCCAAGGTGACGCTGGCTGCCGATTTGCTTGTGTCACTGATCCCAAAACACACATACTTTCGTCTGAAGAGGTTCAGCCCAGCTGCAGGTGCAGAGCACATCGCAGACATAAAGAATTCATGCGACAGGTACGAAACTTACAAGAGATCAGTGAAACAATCAGTCGAGGAAAAGGAACTGCTGGTCAAGGCCGCGATGACAGTGGGCCTGCCAACTGGAAAGACCAAGACATCGGTTGTGAAAAAAGTTACGAAAAAATCAGTGGTTGTGAGAAAGCAAAAGGGCAGTATAGACGGATTCTTCAAGCCAGCCAAGCGAGCTAATCCCTCGGCCAACCCATAA
- the NCP1 gene encoding NADPH--hemoprotein reductase (ancestral locus Anc_5.292): MALGMDNTDLGVLCALVVAVAIYLKRNQLKELFASNDDSITASSSGSRDVVQVLRENKKNYLVLFASQTGTAEDYAKKYAKELAAKFSLNVMCADIEQYDFDNLNELPENVFMTLFISTYGEGDFPDGAVQFEDFLSNASEGDLSSLKFGLFGLGNSTYEFYNGAAKKALDYLKSAGATLVGDFGQGDDGAGTTDEDYMTWKSNSFEVLKEKLNLDEHEQEFEASFVLEKLGSVDDTVSLGEPSPHYLPSKKLVYNSEKLQVGPFDLSQPYVAPVIRSYELFKDTDRNCIHTEFDMSGSNIKYSTGDHLAVWPSNANEKVEKFLKVFNLDPKMVFNLKPLDPTIKVPFPTPTTVGAAVRHYLEICGPISRQVFGQLVQFAPNEEIKQKLSELSTDRDQFAIEITAKYLDLADALLRLSDGKPWDSVPLEFLIETIPHLQPRYYSISSSSSHEKQTVHITSVVENFPNPSEDMQGNVVGVTTNLLRNIQLAQNNELNKASLPVHYDLNGPRNLFAGYKLPVHVRRSTFRLPSNPATPVIMFGPGTGVAPFRGFIRERVKFLETQENVTLGKHILFYGSRNTDDFLYQDEWPEYAKKLGGAFEMIVAHSRLPNSKKVYVQDKLLEREDDIFDLINIGAFIYVCGDAKGMAQGVHAALVDILTRKKSIKKEDATEIIKMMKTTGRYQEDVW; this comes from the coding sequence ATGGCATTGGGTATGGATAATACTGATCTGGGAGTGCTGTGTGCTCTTGTGGTTGCGGTAGCCATCTACTTGAAGAGGAATCAACTTAAGGAGCTTTTTGCTTCTAATGATGATTCCATCACGGCGTCCAGCTCCGGATCTAGAGACGttgttcaagttcttcGCGAGAACAAAAAGAACTACTTGGTGTTGTTTGCTTCACAAACAGGTACAGCCGAGGACTACGCTAAGAAGTATGCGAAGGAGCTGGCTGCCAAGTTCTCATTGAATGTTATGTGTGCCGATATTGAACAGTATGACTTCGACAATCTCAACGAACTTCCAGAGAACGTGTTCATGACGCTGTTCATTTCAACTTACGGAGAAGGAGACTTTCCCGACGGGGCTGTACAGTTCGAAGATTTCTTGTCGAATGCCAGCGAGGGTGAtttgagctctttgaagttCGGTTTGTTCGGTTTAGGTAACTCTACCTACGAATTTTACAATGGCGCTGCTAAGAAGGCGCTTGATTATCTGAAGAGTGCCGGAGCTACCTTGGTTGGAGACTTCGGTCAGGGTGATGATGGTGCTGGAACCACCGATGAAGATTACATGACCTGGAAATCGAATTCGtttgaagtcttgaaggagaaattgaatCTGGATGAACATGAGCAAGAATTCGaagcttcttttgttctcgagaaattggGTTCTGTCGACGACACAGTCTCTCTTGGTGAGCCGTCTCCACATTATCTGCCTTCTAAGAAATTGGTGTATAACtctgaaaagcttcaagttGGACCCTTTGATTTATCACAGCCTTACGTGGCCCCCGTGATAAGAAGTTATGAACTGTTCAAAGATACAGATCGTAACTGCATTCACACCGAATTCGATATGTCAGGTTCAAATATCAAATACTCTACTGGAGATCATCTAGCGGTTTGGCCATCCAACGCTAACGAAAAGGTAGAGAAATTCCTAAAAGTGTTCAACTTGGATCCCAAGATGGTCTTTAACCTCAAACCTCTTGATCCAACGATTAAGGTACCTTTCCCAACACCTACCACCGTTGGCGCTGCGGTGAGACACTACTTGGAGATTTGCGGCCCCATCTCTAGACAGGTTTTCGGCCAACTTGTTCAGTTTGCCCCTaacgaagagatcaaaCAAAAATTGTCGGAGCTTTCGACTGATAGAGATCAGTTTGCCATCGAAATTACTGCTAAATACCTCGATTTGGCCGATGCCCTTCTGCGTCTTTCCGACGGCAAACCTTGGGACAGCGTTCCGTTAGAATTTTTGATCGAAACAATTCCTCATTTGCAGCCCCGCTACTActccatctcttcatcttcctcgcATGAAAAGCAGACAGTTCATATCACATCGGTTGTCGAAAACTTTCCAAATCCTTCAGAAGACATGCAAGGGAACGTCGTTGGAGTGACAACCAACCTTCTGAGAAACATCCAGCTCGCCCAAAATAATGAGCTGAATAAGGcttctttgccagttcATTATGACCTAAATGGTCCTCGTAACCTTTTTGCGGGCTACAAATTGCCTGTTCATGTTCGTCGTTCAACTTTCAGACTGCCATCCAACCCTGCCACACCCGTTATCATGTTTGGTCCAGGTACCGGTGTAGCACCTTTCCGTGGTTTTATCAGAGAACGTGTCAAATTCTTAGAGACGCAGGAAAACGTTACGCTAGGTAAACACATCCTATTTTATGGCTCCCGTAACACCGATGATTTCCTATACCAGGATGAATGGCCAGAATACGCGAAGAAGCTCGGTGGAGCTTTTGAGATGATTGTGGCGCATTCTAGATTGCCAAACTCTAAGAAAGTTTACGTTCAAGATAAACTCTTGGAGCGCGAAGATGATATCTTCGACTTGATTAATATCGGTGCGTTCATTTATGTCTGTGGTGACGCTAAGGGCATGGCTCAGGGAGTTCATGCTGCCCTAGTTGACATACTGACACGCAAAAAGTCTataaagaaggaagatgcCACCGAAATTatcaagatgatgaagacgacaGGTAGGTACCAGGAAGATGTCTGGTAA
- the MRX10 gene encoding Mrx10p (ancestral locus Anc_5.291), producing the protein MLLSRFHLPKSASLPAWRRNVQVTTRCLSRDSFFPREKEVKKSELNLRTMKPPSGTQDSSRYLRRTFAPKYQRSRSTIEDELEHVLTGSLTVKPCTTVSTGERYDFEKCIQLLHSKGLRAVSLIPNEILSFRYQANGYRGDVMILIQNGTIVNWGFDETFVSQNILHLVEDARINPLPHESFETEDMDFVEVESVEQYEGIQTSVSQTSDIATTLAKYAGTSFLAGDLIVINSTDSDSGMLDKAAFSSGLARSTNLAVLEKALEAHISQTRIITEKISKGMKLKLGEGEALKLIGRLFLIRGKLNLYSELIETPDLYWSEPQLERTFKQTSKYLDIGPRISILNTKLDYSTDECRALMSVLSERKSTFLEWIIIYLITFEIVFELYHFYERYCVDSHKFANKDDTVA; encoded by the coding sequence ATGCTCCTCAGTCGCTTCCATTTACCCAaatcagcttctttgccaGCTTGGCGCCGAAACGTACAGGTTACTACCAGATGTCTGTCCAGGGACTCATTCTTCCCAAGAGAAAAGGAAGTCAAGAAATCTGAGCTCAACTTGAGAACTATGAAACCCCCCTCCGGTACTCAGGACTCTTCACGTTATTTAAGAAGGACTTTTGCCCCGAAATATCAGCGATCTCGTTCTACAATCGAAGATGAACTAGAGCATGTGTTGACTGGTTCTTTGACGGTGAAGCCCTGTACAACAGTCAGCACCGGGGAACGTTATGACTTTGAGAAGTGTATCCAATTACTACATTCCAAGGGTCTTCGAGCAGTGAGTTTGATTCCAAATGAAATTCTATCCTTTAGATATCAAGCCAACGGCTACCGAGGTGATGTTATGATTTTAATTCAAAATGGTACCATTGTTAACTGGGGCTTTGACGAAACCTTTGTCAGCCAGAATATCTTGCATCTAGTTGAAGATGCTCGAATAAATCCTCTTCCTCACGaatcttttgaaacagAGGACATGGATtttgttgaagttgaaagCGTGGAACAATATGAAGGTATTCAAACTAGCGTTTCGCAGACGTCGGATATTGCTACAACTTTGGCTAAGTATGCTGGCACTAGCTTTTTGGCTGGGGATCTCATCGTCATTAATTCGACTGATTCTGATTCAGGAATGCTGGATAAAGCTGCGTTCTCTAGTGGACTTGCCAGAAGTACAAATCTAGCAGTGCTGGAGAAAGCCTTGGAAGCTCACATATCGCAAACAAGAATTATCACTGAAAAGATATCGAAAGGCATGAAGCTCAAACTGGGAGAAGGggaagctttgaagctgattGGAAGGTTATTTTTAATCAGAGGCAAATTGAATCTATATTCCGAATTAATTGAAACTCCAGACCTATACTGGAGTGAGCCTCAGCTGGAACGAACTTTCAAACAAACCTCCAAATATTTGGATATTGGACCAAGGATCAGCATTCTGAACACCAAGTTAGACTACTCGACAGATGAGTGTCGTGCGCTAATGAGCGTTTTAAGTGAAAGAAAGAGTACTTTCCTGGAATGGATCATTATTTATCTAATCACTTTCGAGATTGTGTTCGAACTTTATCACTTTTATGAAAGATACTGCGTTGACAGCCACAAATTCGCCAATAAAGACGATACAGTTGCATAG
- the DDE1 gene encoding Dde1p (ancestral locus Anc_5.287), with translation MDWLLWIKVLVTVALVVFGANWLFGVLYLNANRDFTSVALSQQSNVGSVRKENETAHYRNFLVPLGFPLITGLSLSLKYKIRNGNFGDVWKAVMEVSNRNFVQFTNDERRYSLDAINGMALHILKTQFPEDTKKIGIVVPPSSLQGFVIALASMMGSIKTSCQPNFLSSVPRTRDDDLDVLVIESWSAYRMLNGSDRWYKLVVVLESGPLHDMPSNAKTWEQLVEDYKEITVFDYVPPEDNSDDTKLWAYTTSAWNATTSFTQGCLVSGIASFVQNFPTGHELSNKDHLTVVSRLGDSSSAIHLWHKAFAVLLHGGSLSFLSEALALSDLRDTSLLFIESKDLMRILQQIKVSSSSIIKRVGFAWATTLLSEGVFSKLGQYSSPSVNNLRCVFLAEFVRDAQLVSSFPRAMPKFKPGASKQLFTSEMLNFARAHLGARVVVELYCPSIIMSPLCQTNFYDYRVLPASVTSKFFCYGPLATNLEGKMVRIEQNSEFDITKRQGLLCVRGFAIGKPVEADRLKNAMHLSEEIGGGEGWMPLAGLYGIWGHDGCLYIYK, from the coding sequence ATGGATTGGTTGCTTTGGATCAAGGTACTGGTAACCGTCGCTCTGGTGGTCTTTGGAGCCAATTGGCTCTTTGGAGTGCTGTATTTGAATGCAAACAGAGATTTCACCTCTGTGGCGCTTAGCCAGCAATCTAACGTGGGTAGTGTGCGAAAAGAGAATGAGACAGCTCATTATAGGAACTTTTTGGTCCCCTTGGGTTTCCCATTGATTACTGGGTTGAGCTTGTCTCTGAAATACAAGATCAGGAATGGCAATTTTGGTGATGTATGGAAAGCTGTTATGGAAGTCTCGAACAGGAACTTCGTGCAATTTACAAATGACGAGAGGCGTTACTCTTTGGACGCCATAAATGGCATGGCTTTGCATATCTTGAAGACGCAATTTCCTGAGGACACAAAGAAAATTGGGATCGTGGTTCCTCCCTCGTCTTTGCAAGGGTTCGTTATCGCACTTGCGTCGATGATGGGCTCTATAAAAACCTCATGCCAGCCAAATTTCTTGAGTTCGGTACCTCGTACCAGGGATGACGATTTGGATGTCCTGGTCATCGAATCCTGGAGTGCATACCGAATGTTAAATGGGAGTGATCGGTGGTATAAACTCGTTGTAGTGCTTGAAAGTGGGCCTCTACATGATATGCCAAGTAATGCAAAGACATGGGAACAGCTTGTAGAGGATTACAAAGAAATTACTGTGTTTGATTACGTTCCACCGGAGGATAATTCGGATGACACTAAATTATGGGCCTATACAACATCTGCTTGGAATGCCACGACAAGCTTCACGCAAGGTTGCCTAGTGAGTGGGATAGCTTCGTTCGTCCAAAACTTTCCAACAGGTCATGAGCTGTCGAATAAGGACCATTTGACTGTGGTTTCGCGCCTAGGGGACTCAAGTTCGGCTATTCATCTATGGCATAAGGCATTTGCAGTGTTACTGCATGGTGGGTCGCTATCGTTCCTGAGCGAGGCGCTCGCATTATCTGATCTGAGGGATACCTCTCTTTTATTTATCGAGTCCAAAGATCTGATGAGAATCTTGCAACAAATAAAGGTTAGCTCTAGCTCAATTATAAAGAGAGTTGGATTTGCATGGGCTACTACTTTATTAAGTGAGGGTGTCTTCAGTAAGTTGGGCCAATACTCGTCACCATCAGTAAACAACTTGCGATGCGTGTTCTTAGCCGAATTTGTACGAGATGCACAGCTGGTATCCTCCTTTCCAAGGGCTATGCCAAAGTTTAAACCAGGGGCTTCTAAGCAATTGTTCACATCAGAAATGCTAAATTTCGCTAGAGCTCACTTGGGTGCCAGAGTTGTGGTGGAGCTTTATTGCCCATCCATTATTATGAGCCCTCTTTGCCAAACAAACTTTTACGATTATAGAGTTTTGCCTGCTTCAGTGACCTCAAAGTTCTTCTGTTACGGCCCTCTGGCAACCAACTTGGAAGGTAAAATGGTTAGAATAGAACAAAATTCTGAGTTCGATATAACCAAAAGGCAGGGCTTGTTGTGCGTCCGTGGATTTGCCATCGGAAAACCTGTTGAAGCAGATCGACTGAAGAACGCCATGCATCTTTCCGAAGAAATTGGTGGCGGCGAAGGTTGGATGCCTTTGGCTGGTCTATATGGCATTTGGGGACATGACGGATGCCTTTACATCTATAAATAA
- the AAP1 gene encoding arginine/alanine aminopeptidase (ancestral locus Anc_5.285) — translation MSSAAATAKREVLPTNVTPLHYDLRVEPNFETFKFDGAVKIELKVNDRKVNTVQLNSIDIDIHSAKIGCHDATEISYDKDSQVSTFKFADEVLSESDRAVLEIDFTGVLNDNMAGFYRAKYEDKATGETKYMATTQMEPTDARRAFPCFDEPNLKATYDISLVSDASLTHLSNMDVKSEEIIEGNKKLTRFNTTPKMSSYLVAFIVAELKYVENNDFRIPVRVYATPGNEKHGQYAADLTAKTLDFFEKSFGIQYPLPKMDNVAVHEFSAGAMENWGLVTYRVVDLLLDKENSTLDRIQRVAEVVQHELAHQWFGNLVTMDWWEGLWLNEGFATWMSWYSCNAFQPEWKVWEQYVTDTLQHALALDSLRSSHPIEVPVKRADEINQIFDAISYSKGASLLRMISKWLGEDVFVKGVSQYLSKFKYGNAKTEDLWDSLSEASGKDVRKVMDIWTKKVGFPVISVKEDGNKITFTQNRYLSTGDVKKEEDETLYPVFLALATKDGVDNSLVLSERSKTVELKDPSFFKANGAQAGIYITSYSDDRWTKLGKQADLLTVEDRTGLVADAKALSASGYTSTTNFLNLIAQWNKENSFVVWDQIINSISSLKSTWIFEPQEVKDALDAFTRELVGEKTHSLGWIFDSSDSFATQRLKVTMFGAAAGAKDEKVEKAALDMFAKYTAGDKKAIPALIKPTVFNTVARAGGVEEYEKILDIYKNPVSNDEKLAALRTLGRFKNPELLQRTLSYLLDGTVLNQDIYIPMQGMRGHKEGIEALWKWTQANWDELVKRLPPGLSMLGSVVVVATSGFTSSEAIKDIEKFFSGRSTKGFDQSLAQSLDTITSKAQWVTRDREVVNKYLKDNGYYK, via the coding sequence ATGTCTAGTGCTGCTGCAACCGCCAAGCGTGAGGTTCTTCCAACGAACGTAACCCCCTTACACTACGATTTGAGGGTAGAGCCAAACTTTGAAACGTTCAAGTTTGATGGAGCTGTCAAGATTGAGTTGAAGGTGAACGACCGGAAGGTCAACACTGTTCAGCTGAATAGCATTGACATCGACATTCATTCTGCCAAGATTGGGTGTCATGATGCGACGGAAATATCCTACGATAAGGACTCCCAGGTGAGTACATTCAAGTTTGCCGACGAGGTGTTGTCTGAAAGCGATAGGGCCGTGTTGGAGATTGATTTCACCGGTGTTCTGAACGATAATATGGCAGGCTTTTACAGAGCCAAGTACGAAGACAAAGCTACGGGCGAGACAAAGTACATGGCAACGACTCAAATGGAGCCTACCGATGCTCGGAGAGCATTTCCCTGCTTTGACGAACCGAATTTGAAAGCCACGTACGATATCAGCTTGGTTTCGGATGCGTCTCTAACCCATCTTTCAAACATGGACGTCAAGTCTGAGGAAATCATCGAAGGAAACAAGAAATTGACCAGGTTCAACACGACTCCAAAGATGTCTTCCTATTTGGTGGCGTTCATCGTGGCTGAGTTGAAGTATGTCGAGAACAACGATTTCCGTATACCAGTGAGAGTGTATGCTACCCCTGGTAACGAGAAGCACGGCCAGTACGCGGCTGATCTGACCGCCAAGACCTTAGACTTCTTTGAGAAGTCATTCGGAATCCAGTATCCTCTACCAAAGATGGACAATGTCGCCGTGCATGAGTTTTCCGCAGGCGCTATGGAAAACTGGGGGTTGGTCACTTACAGGGTGGTCGACCTGCTGTTGGACAAGGAAAACTCCACCTTGGATCGTATTCAAAGAGTCGCAGAGGTGGTGCAACACGAGCTCGCTCACCAATGGTTCGGTAACTTGGTTACCATGGACTGGTGGGAAGGTTTATGGCTAAATGAGGGCTTTGCTACTTGGATGTCGTGGTACTCGTGTAACGCTTTCCAACCGGAATGGAAAGTTTGGGAGCAATACGTCACAGATACTTTGCAGCATGCCTTGGCTTTGGATTCTTTGAGATCCTCTCACCCAATCGAGGTGCCAGTCAAGAGAGCTGATGAAATCAACCAAATTTTCGACGCCATTTCGTACTCCAAGGGTGCTTCTCTGCTAAGAATGATTTCGAAATGGTTAGGTGAGGACGTCTTTGTGAAAGGTGTGTCCCAATACTTGAGTAAGTTCAAGTACGGTAATGCAAAGACAGAAGACCTTTGGGATTCGCTGTCAGAGGCTTCTGGTAAGGACGTTCGTAAAGTGATGGACATCTGGACCAAGAAAGTCGGGTTCCCAGTCATCTCCGTAAAGGAAGATGGAAACAAGATTACCTTCACTCAAAACCGTTACTTATCTACTGGTGATGTtaagaaggaagaagacgaaacTTTGTATCCTGTGTTCCTGGCCTTAGCAACTAAGGATGGCGTTGACAATTCACTTGTCCTAAGTGAAAGAAGCAAGACAGTGGAACTCAAAGATccaagcttcttcaaggcgAACGGAGCACAAGCCGGCATTTACATCACTTCCTACTCTGACGACAGATGGACCAAGTTGGGAAAGCAAGCAGATTTGCTGACCGTTGAAGACCGTACTGGTTTGGTCGCTGATGCGAAGGCCCTGTCAGCCTCTGGTTACACCTCAACAACCAACTTCCTGAACTTGATCGCTCAATGGAACAAGGAGAATTCTTTCGTCGTTTGGGACcaaatcatcaacagcaTTTCTTCCCTAAAGTCTACATGGATTTTCGAACCCCAAGAAGTTAAGGATGCGCTTGATGCTTTCACTAGGGAACTGGTTGGCGAGAAGACCCATTCCCTAGGCTGGATCTTTGACTCTTCCGATTCCTTCGCTACTCAACGTTTGAAGGTGACCATGTTTGGTGCCGCTGCTGGCGCCAAGGAtgagaaagttgaaaaggcGGCTCTGGATATGTTCGCCAAATACACTGCTGGTGACAAGAAGGCCATTCCAGCTTTGATCAAGCCTACCGTGTTCAACACGGTTGCTAGAGCTGGTGGTGTTGAAGAGTACGAGAAGATTTTGGATATCTACAAGAATCCAGTTTCAAACGACGAAAAACTGGCCGCTTTGAGAACTTTGGGTAGATTCAAGAACCCAGAACTTTTGCAAAGAACATTGTCGTACTTGCTTGACGGTACCGTTCTAAACCAGGATATTTACATCCCAATGCAAGGTATGAGGGGTCACAAGGAGGGTATTGAAGCTCTATGGAAATGGACTCAGGCTAATTGGGACGAGTTAGTCAAAAGGCTGCCACCCGGTCTCTCTATGCTAGGATCCGTTGTTGTCGTTGCTACTTCGGGTTTCACCTCTTCTGAAGCCATCAAAGACATCgagaagttcttcagcggTAGATCGACCAAGGGATTCGATCAGAGTTTGGCTCAATCCTTGGACACCATCACCTCCAAAGCCCAATGGGTCACTAGAGACCGTGAAGTGGTCAATAAGTATTTGAAAGACAACGGGTACTACAAATGA
- the INM1 gene encoding inositol monophosphate 1-phosphatase INM1 (ancestral locus Anc_5.286), protein MNMTLDLFSIENFLSELAVTRVGPIIKSKSGTQQEYDLKTGARAVDIVTAIDKQVESLIWETLKKEYPDFKFIGEESYVKGETVISDEPTFIVDPIDGTTNFVHDFPFSCTSLGLTVNKEPVVGVIYNPHLNLLVSASKGNGIRLNGKLFDHESKIKSMGPLALNKSVVALQPGSAREGSNFETKMATFQSLLACDGGFVHGFRNLGSSAMTMVYIALGNLDSYWDGGCYSWDVCAGWCIVKEMGGKIVGANPSEWSISVDNRTYLVVRGTNDPSGKDQRKYIEDFWSNVKGQLKYD, encoded by the coding sequence ATGAATATGACCTTGGACCTCTTTTCGATAGAAAACTTTTTAAGCGAATTAGCTGTAACGAGGGTTGGACCTATAATCAAATCGAAGTCAGGCACTCAGCAGGAATATGATCTCAAGACAGGAGCAAGAGCAGTCGATATTGTGACTGCCATAGATAAGCAAGTGGAATCCTTGATATGggaaactttgaagaaggaataCCCCGATTTCAAGTTTATCGGTGAAGAGAGTTATGTGAAAGGCGAAACTGTCATATCGGATGAGCCTACATTCATTGTCGATCCAATTGACGGAACCACCAATTTTGTTCACGATTTTCCATTCAGTTGTACCTCCCTTGGCCTGACTGTCAACAAAGAACCTGTGGTAGGCGTGATTTACAATCCTCACTTGAACTTGCTGGTCTCAGCTTCGAAAGGGAATGGAATTAGATTGAACGGCAAGCTTTTTGATCATGAAAGTAAGATTAAATCAATGGGTCCACTAGCTCTTAATAAATCAGTTGTAGCCCTGCAGCCAGGTTCGGCAAGAGAGGGCAGCAACTTTGAGACTAAAATGgcaacttttcaaagtttACTCGCCTGCGATGGCGGGTTTGTCCATGGATTTAGGAACCTGGGATCCTCTGCTATGACAATGGTTTACATAGCCCTCGGAAACCTGGACAGTTATTGGGATGGAGGCTGTTATTCATGGGACGTTTGTGCGGGATGGTGCATCGTCAAGGAGATGGGAGGGAAAATTGTTGGTGCTAATCCCTCCGAATGGTCCATTAGTGTTGATAATCGTACTTACCTTGTGGTTAGAGGTACTAACGATCCCAGCGGGAAGGATCAAAGAAAATATATCGAGGACTTTTGGTCAAATGTGAAGGGTCAGTTGAAATACGACTGA
- the RRP45 gene encoding exosome non-catalytic core subunit RRP45 (ancestral locus Anc_5.289): MAKDIEVSTSEAKFTLEALRQNCRLDGRAFEEFRDVEISFGKEYGDATVKMGNTIVQCRISCQITQPYEDRPLEGLFLISTENSPMAGPQFENGNNTGEDEVLCARIIEKAVRRSGALDVEGLCIVAGSKCWAVRADVHFLDCDGGFIDASCLAVMTALLHFRKPDISVLGDKVTVHPFDEREPVPLGILHIPICVTFSFFNPQDTEENIKGESNAEIAIIDATLKEELLRDGVLTVTLNKNREVVQVSKAGGLPMDALSLMENCHKAYAITERLTDQILEAVKKDDERRNKFAKMLSAENARET; this comes from the coding sequence ATGGCTAAAGATATTGAAGTCTCTACCTCAGAAGCCAAGTTTACTCTGGAGGCTTTAAGACAGAATTGTCGTCTTGATGGACGCGCGTTCGAAGAATTTCGCGACGTTGAGATCTCTTTTGGTAAAGAGTACGGCGATGCGACTGTTAAGATGGGTAATACGATAGTTCAGTGCCGAATCAGTTGCCAGATCACACAACCTTATGAAGATAGACCGTTGGAAGGCCTGTTTCTGATTTCAACGGAGAATTCGCCCATGGCGGGACCTCAGTTCGAAAATGGCAACAATACCGGTGAAGATGAGGTACTTTGTGCGAGGATTATTGAGAAAGCAGTTAGAAGATCTGGAGCTTTGGACGTCGAAGGGCTCTGCATTGTTGCTGGGAGCAAGTGTTGGGCCGTGCGGGCCGATGTTCACTTTCTGGACTGCGATGGTGGGTTCATAGATGCATCCTGCCTAGCGGTGATGACAGCCCTGTTGCATTTCAGGAAACCTGACATATCTGTTTTGGGCGACAAGGTTACTGTACACCCGTTTGACGAAAGAGAACCAGTTCCACTGGGTATATTGCATATTCCGATCTGCGTAacgttttctttctttAACCCTCAGGATACGGAAGAGAACATCAAAGGTGAGTCGAATGCAGAAATAGCCATCATAGATGCAACATTAAAGGAAGAACTTTTGCGAGACGGTGTTTTGACTGTGACACTGAACAAAAACAGAGAAGTCGTTCAGGTATCTAAGGCTGGTGGATTACCAATGGATGCCTTGTCGCTTATGGAGAACTGTCACAAAGCATACGCAATCACGGAGCGTCTCACCGATCAAATTCTGGAGGCGGTTAAGAAGGATGATGAACGGAGAAATAAATTCGCCAAAATGCTGAGCGCAGAAAATGCCCGTGAAACTTGA